The Osmia bicornis bicornis chromosome 9, iOsmBic2.1, whole genome shotgun sequence genome has a segment encoding these proteins:
- the LOC114877420 gene encoding LOW QUALITY PROTEIN: crossover junction endonuclease EME1 (The sequence of the model RefSeq protein was modified relative to this genomic sequence to represent the inferred CDS: deleted 1 base in 1 codon), whose translation MSEVIVLSDSNESNLSIELNDELNHVNENKKQKILIDDTDSNDFEFPAVQFYHTVNENRTSALCDNNSKDYLNDFNSWIPSYQSNNKLPTTSKSTKEHNVKTHRISDSPDASEDSENDNNQERRKNSKATTKKNKRQITEKGVKKQKQLKETALKAIALKRSKNIKPGECLKFIEVVIDKNIDKYAYITNIVNTLLDADIKYSIDTGLTPNGILWKRSVENSYLNESNEICTTTDIETVNQILIIWNWNEVVTKVADDSFCDSIVNIKASLADYKIILVIFGIENYFTYRKQGKNSNKNKTKRNNTSNNDELKNSPEISRHKLEMCLDEVQIIANCNSRLIDSPQDLALMIYQCTKAVAEIPYKLEKSSNLRNKFDWYVMGDNRNTVRVDKDGNGLKRVWQQQLCQFNLSSLEIAEAICSVYPSPADLIEAYMNCTDDNGLNLLKDIPIRRAAGPLTTIRKIGPELSKKIYLMFTSEDGENILC comes from the exons ATGTCAGAAGTTATTGTTTTAAGTGATTCAAATGAATCTAATTTATCTATTGAATTAAATGACGAGCTGAATCATGTTAATGAGAAtaagaaacagaaaattttaattgatgaTACTGACTCaaatgattttgaatttcCTGCAGTACAGTTCTATCATACTGTCAATGAGAACAGAACATCTGCATTATGTGACAACAATAGTAAAGATTATTTGAATGATTTTAATTCTTGGATACCATCGTATCAAAGCAATAACAAACTTCCTACTACTAGCAAAAGTACAAAGGAACATAATGTTAAAACACATCGTATATCTGACTCACCAGATGCCTCAGAAGATTCAGAAAATGATAACAAT caggaaagaagaaaaaacagtAAGGCTAcaacaaaaaagaataaaaggcAGATCACAGAAAAAGGTGTGAAAAAGCAgaaacaattaaaagaaacagCATTGAAAGCAATTGCTTTAAAAAGATCAAAGAATATTAAACCTGGTGAATGCTTAAAATTCATAGAAGTTGttattgataaaaatattgataagtatgcttatattacaaatattgtaaatacATTGCTTGATGCTGATATAAAATATAGCATTGATACAGGATTAACTCCAAATGGGATTTTATGGAAAAGAAGTGTTGAAAATAGTTATCTTAATGAAAGCAATGAAATATGTACAACAACAGATATTGAAACAGTTAaccaaatattaataatttggaaTTGGAATGAAGTAGTAACAAAAGTAGCAGATGATAGTTTTTGTGATTCGATTGTTAACATTAAAGCCTCTTTAGCAGATTACAAAATCATATTAGTAATTTTTGgtatagaaaattattttacatataGAAAGCAAgggaaaaattcaaataaaaataaaacaaaaaggaATAATACAAGCAATAATGATGAACTTAAGAACTCCCCAGAAATATCAAGACACAAGCTTGAAATGTGCCTTGATGAAGTACAAATTATTGCTAATTGCAATAGCAGATTGATTGATAGTCCTCAAGATTTAGCATTGATGATTTATCAATGTACAAAAGCTGTAGCAGAAATACCATATAAGTTAGAAAAAAGTTCAAATTTAAGAAACAAATTTGATTGGTATGTGATGGGAGATAATAGAAATACTGTACGCGTGGATAAAGATGGAAATGGATTAAAAAGAGTATGGCAACAACAACTTTGTCAGTTTAATTTAAGTAGTTTAGAAATTGCAGAAGCAATTTGTTCTGTATATCCAAGTCCTGCAGATTTGATAGAA gcCTATATGAATTGCACAGATGACAATGGATTGAATTTGTTAAAAGACATTCCg ATTAGAAGAGCAGCTGGACCTCTTACAACAATACGAAAGATAGGCCCAGAATtaagtaaaaaaatatatttaatgtttACATCTGAAGAtggtgaaaatattttatgttaa